A window of the Sporosarcina sp. FSL K6-2383 genome harbors these coding sequences:
- the mutL gene encoding DNA mismatch repair endonuclease MutL yields the protein MDIIKVMDDTLSNKIAAGEVVERPASIVKELVENAIDADSSVIEIALEEAGLTSIRVTDNGKGMSRQDAVQSFERHATSKITNDHDLFRIRTLGFRGEALASIASVSKISMWTSDGETSGTEVQMDGGRLTKHDNAAFRKGTDITVSQLFFNTPARLKYMKTIQTELGHTIDLVNRLALSHPSIAFKLSHHSQVLLQTSGNGDQRRVLSDIYGIAVAKKMVPFSGGNADYSVHGYVTLPEMTRASKNYMTLIVNGRWVKSHAVNHIVLDAFHTYLPIGRAPVAVINVEGDPFLTDVNVHPSKQHIRMSKEGDLLTVIKEAVRDAIKKSVIVPDAIKKEPVKKIQSEQVNIWDSFHTVKSSPIPESLPKSEPERATTNQPYEALETKENVSERPLWTVNEASVASEPPVIEPEKKFPSLVPVGQVHGTYIVAQNEDGFFMIDQHAAQERIKYEFFRDQLAKPNHGERQLLLLPLMFHYSADDKTKIQENVTLLQDVGIFLEEFGPASYTVKEYPSWFPAGQETEIIEELIEQVLEKRKVDIGKLREEAAIMMSCKRSIKANHYLTVADMEMLLDDLSKCENPFTCPHGRPVLIHFTTYELERMFKRVM from the coding sequence ATGGATATCATTAAAGTGATGGACGATACGTTATCGAATAAAATTGCAGCGGGTGAAGTCGTTGAACGTCCAGCATCCATCGTCAAAGAACTCGTTGAAAACGCCATAGATGCAGACAGCTCAGTCATAGAAATCGCACTAGAGGAAGCCGGCCTGACGTCCATTCGCGTGACCGACAATGGGAAAGGGATGTCGCGGCAGGATGCCGTCCAATCCTTTGAGCGTCATGCTACAAGTAAAATTACCAACGATCATGATCTGTTCCGCATTCGAACACTTGGTTTTCGAGGAGAAGCACTCGCTAGTATTGCCTCTGTCTCCAAAATTAGTATGTGGACGTCGGATGGGGAAACGTCTGGAACGGAAGTCCAGATGGATGGCGGGCGTTTAACGAAGCATGATAACGCTGCGTTTCGTAAAGGGACGGACATTACCGTCTCTCAATTATTTTTTAATACGCCCGCACGTTTAAAATATATGAAAACCATCCAAACGGAGCTTGGCCATACGATAGACCTCGTCAATCGATTGGCACTTAGCCATCCGTCAATTGCATTCAAGCTCTCGCATCATAGCCAAGTGTTACTACAAACTTCTGGCAATGGTGATCAACGTCGCGTTCTTTCGGATATATACGGCATTGCAGTTGCCAAAAAAATGGTCCCTTTTTCGGGTGGAAACGCGGATTACAGTGTACATGGCTACGTGACATTACCAGAAATGACCCGCGCGTCGAAAAATTATATGACGCTAATCGTCAATGGTAGATGGGTGAAAAGTCACGCCGTCAATCATATTGTACTGGACGCATTTCACACCTATTTGCCGATTGGGCGGGCACCAGTCGCTGTCATTAATGTCGAGGGAGACCCCTTTTTAACAGATGTCAATGTTCATCCTTCCAAACAGCATATTCGTATGAGTAAGGAAGGGGATCTGTTGACCGTTATTAAAGAAGCAGTGCGTGACGCGATTAAAAAAAGCGTTATCGTGCCAGATGCGATAAAAAAAGAGCCGGTTAAGAAAATCCAGTCAGAGCAAGTGAATATATGGGATTCATTCCATACTGTAAAATCTTCTCCAATCCCAGAGAGTTTACCGAAGAGTGAGCCAGAGCGAGCCACAACCAATCAACCATATGAAGCGTTGGAAACCAAAGAGAATGTCAGTGAACGACCCCTTTGGACGGTCAATGAAGCGTCAGTTGCTTCTGAGCCACCAGTGATTGAGCCAGAAAAAAAGTTTCCTTCACTCGTTCCAGTTGGGCAGGTGCATGGGACGTATATTGTGGCACAAAACGAAGATGGCTTTTTTATGATTGACCAACATGCTGCGCAAGAACGCATAAAATATGAGTTTTTCCGAGATCAGTTGGCAAAACCAAATCACGGAGAGCGCCAGTTACTATTGCTCCCTCTGATGTTTCATTACTCAGCCGATGATAAAACGAAAATCCAGGAAAATGTCACATTACTTCAGGATGTTGGTATTTTTCTTGAAGAATTCGGTCCTGCTTCTTATACAGTAAAGGAATATCCATCCTGGTTTCCAGCAGGACAGGAAACGGAGATTATCGAAGAACTCATTGAACAAGTGTTGGAAAAACGTAAAGTGGATATCGGCAAACTACGTGAGGAAGCTGCTATTATGATGAGTTGTAAACGCTCTATCAAGGCCAATCATTATTTGACAGTAGCGGATATGGAGATGCTGCTGGATGATTTATCGAAATGTGAAAATCCTTTCACTTGTCCACATGGAAGACCTGTACTCATTCATTTCACCACATATGAACTTGAGAGAATGTTTAAACGTGTCATGTGA
- a CDS encoding lysophospholipase — MKDLTMEMTDGFAIHAFILQPTSEPKGHIHLLHGMAEHIGRYVEFAHYLAGQGYIVTGHDHRGHGKTAELNGTLGHFADTGGFERIVQDVHEIVTALRTQYPTNRFILFGHSMGSFVARRYVQLHGDEVDLAIFSGTGGDPGVSRLAGQVLAYVHGKKNGFDQPNHFLNKLLFGSFNKSVQNPKTPFDWLANNPKAVAQYEADPACGFIPTTKFFADLFEGIGKVHATDEINTIPKDLPILLFSGIEDPVGNHGKGVWNAAQHYDSAGIEDVTVMLFEGGRHEMLNENNRQDVFKAVSNWIEQR, encoded by the coding sequence ATGAAGGACCTGACAATGGAAATGACGGACGGTTTTGCAATCCATGCGTTCATCTTACAGCCTACTAGTGAGCCAAAAGGGCATATCCATTTGCTGCATGGTATGGCCGAGCATATTGGTAGATACGTGGAGTTTGCGCATTATTTAGCGGGACAGGGCTATATCGTCACAGGGCATGATCACCGAGGACATGGCAAAACGGCTGAATTGAACGGTACATTAGGACATTTTGCAGATACAGGTGGTTTTGAACGCATTGTGCAGGATGTCCATGAGATTGTAACAGCATTGCGGACGCAATATCCGACTAATCGTTTCATATTATTCGGGCATAGTATGGGCTCGTTTGTTGCACGCAGATATGTACAGTTACACGGTGACGAAGTGGATTTAGCAATATTTTCAGGCACAGGTGGGGACCCAGGAGTAAGTCGCTTGGCAGGACAGGTGCTGGCTTATGTACATGGTAAGAAAAATGGCTTCGATCAACCCAATCATTTTTTGAATAAATTACTGTTTGGTAGTTTCAATAAATCTGTACAAAATCCGAAAACACCATTCGACTGGCTAGCGAATAATCCGAAGGCTGTAGCACAATATGAAGCTGACCCGGCCTGTGGTTTTATACCAACGACAAAATTTTTCGCGGATTTATTCGAAGGGATCGGAAAAGTACATGCTACTGATGAAATTAACACCATTCCTAAAGACTTGCCGATATTGTTGTTTTCAGGAATTGAGGATCCCGTGGGTAATCATGGGAAAGGGGTTTGGAATGCAGCGCAGCATTATGATAGCGCAGGCATTGAAGATGTGACGGTGATGCTATTTGAAGGTGGTAGACATGAAATGCTTAATGAAAATAATCGTCAAGATGTGTTTAAAGCTGTGTCTAATTGGATAGAGCAACGATGA
- the miaA gene encoding tRNA (adenosine(37)-N6)-dimethylallyltransferase MiaA, with protein sequence MSKRPEVIAIVGPTASGKTALSVALAKAIGGEVINGDSMQVYKNLDIGTAKITVEEMDGVPHHLFDVKEPNESFSVAEYQTAVRHWIKDIQDRGKTPIIAGGTGLYVQSVLYDFRFTEEAADLAVRQRLEQELVEQGAASLYARLVAVDPAGAEKIHPNNHRRLVRALEIMEVTGKTKGDHEENAGHEGLYNHLLIGLEMDREVLYERIDRRVDMMMDKGLFAEAKNLWDAGIRDMQSVQAIGYKELHQMIEGNLLLDEAIELIKKNTRHYAKRQMTYFRNKLEVDWFDAQLGTIEIVQGILTIMQDFAHGKRIR encoded by the coding sequence ATGAGCAAGAGACCGGAAGTCATTGCCATTGTAGGGCCGACAGCGTCGGGGAAAACGGCTTTAAGTGTGGCACTTGCCAAAGCTATTGGTGGGGAAGTCATTAACGGTGACTCGATGCAAGTGTATAAAAATCTTGATATTGGAACCGCAAAAATTACTGTTGAGGAAATGGATGGTGTCCCGCATCATTTATTCGACGTGAAAGAACCAAACGAATCCTTTTCGGTAGCAGAATATCAAACGGCTGTACGTCATTGGATTAAGGATATTCAAGATCGTGGCAAGACACCGATTATTGCGGGAGGGACAGGTTTATACGTGCAATCCGTGCTCTATGACTTCCGTTTTACAGAAGAGGCGGCAGATCTCGCGGTGCGACAACGACTAGAGCAGGAATTGGTAGAGCAAGGGGCTGCCTCTTTGTATGCAAGGCTGGTGGCAGTCGATCCGGCAGGTGCTGAAAAAATTCACCCGAATAATCATCGCCGACTTGTGCGTGCTCTTGAAATTATGGAAGTGACGGGTAAAACAAAAGGTGATCATGAAGAGAATGCAGGGCATGAAGGGCTTTACAATCATCTGCTAATTGGTCTTGAGATGGATCGTGAAGTGCTGTATGAGCGAATTGATCGCCGCGTAGACATGATGATGGACAAAGGATTGTTTGCAGAGGCGAAAAACTTATGGGATGCGGGTATTCGGGATATGCAATCTGTTCAAGCAATTGGCTATAAGGAACTTCATCAAATGATTGAAGGAAACCTGTTGCTTGATGAGGCTATTGAACTGATTAAAAAAAATACACGTCATTATGCAAAACGACAAATGACTTACTTTCGCAACAAGCTAGAAGTGGATTGGTTCGATGCACAATTGGGGACTATAGAAATCGTTCAGGGAATTTTGACAATTATGCAGGATTTTGCGCATGGAAAGCGAATAAGGTAA
- the hfq gene encoding RNA chaperone Hfq, whose translation MAQGNMQETFLNSLRKNNTFVTVFLLNGFQLKGLIKSYDNYTVLLESDGKQQLIYKHAISTYVPAKPVILKDEE comes from the coding sequence ATGGCACAGGGCAACATGCAAGAAACTTTTTTAAACTCGTTACGAAAGAATAACACATTTGTAACGGTATTTTTACTCAACGGATTTCAATTGAAAGGACTTATTAAATCGTATGACAATTATACTGTTTTACTTGAATCAGATGGCAAACAGCAATTGATTTACAAACATGCGATTTCTACTTATGTCCCAGCGAAACCAGTAATTTTGAAAGATGAAGAGTAA
- a CDS encoding methionine gamma-lyase family protein: protein MMLEQQDELLFAKAEAIEEKLTPFFKAVEKIAFYNQRKVLAAFRKNMVSDFHLTGSTGYGYDDSGRDVLEQVYADVFGAEDCLVRNQIISGTHAISISLFGILRPGDELLYITGKPYDTLESIVSGKGKDTGSLQDYGISYKHIDLNEDGSVDFDEVIKNMHSKTKMIGIQRSKGYSDRPSFLVDEIGEMVHKVKAINPEVVVFVDNCYGEFVEEKEPTQVGADLMAGSLIKNPGGGLVRTGGYIAGRADLVEQCAYRMTSPGLGAEAGASLDTLLEMYQGFFLAPHVVSQAVKGALFTAALLEDFGLTTSPHYTEKRTDLIQSVSFANADQMIAFCRTIQANSPINAHYAPEPSYMPGYTDDVIMAAGTFIQGSSIELTADGPIRPPYTAYVQGGLTYEHVKAAVLSSVEKLIVDGLIKR, encoded by the coding sequence ATGATGTTGGAACAACAAGATGAATTATTATTTGCCAAAGCGGAAGCAATCGAAGAGAAGCTTACTCCGTTTTTTAAAGCTGTTGAAAAAATAGCATTCTACAATCAACGGAAAGTGCTTGCAGCGTTCCGAAAAAATATGGTGAGTGATTTTCATCTCACAGGCTCTACGGGCTATGGATACGATGATAGTGGTCGTGACGTGCTGGAACAGGTCTATGCTGATGTGTTCGGGGCGGAGGATTGTCTCGTGCGCAATCAAATTATTTCTGGGACACATGCGATTTCCATCAGCCTCTTCGGTATTTTGCGCCCTGGAGACGAGCTGCTTTATATTACAGGGAAACCGTATGATACGTTGGAATCCATTGTATCCGGTAAAGGGAAAGATACCGGTTCATTACAAGATTACGGCATTTCATATAAGCATATTGACCTGAATGAAGATGGTTCTGTCGATTTTGATGAAGTTATCAAAAATATGCATAGTAAAACGAAAATGATTGGGATTCAACGATCGAAAGGCTATTCGGATCGTCCATCCTTCTTGGTAGATGAAATTGGTGAAATGGTTCATAAAGTAAAGGCGATTAATCCTGAAGTTGTCGTATTCGTCGATAATTGTTATGGGGAATTTGTTGAGGAGAAAGAGCCGACGCAGGTAGGAGCTGATTTAATGGCAGGCTCGCTCATTAAAAATCCTGGTGGTGGACTTGTACGAACAGGTGGCTACATTGCGGGACGTGCCGATCTTGTTGAACAATGTGCTTATCGCATGACGTCACCGGGACTTGGGGCGGAGGCTGGGGCATCACTAGATACACTGCTAGAGATGTACCAGGGCTTCTTCCTTGCGCCACACGTTGTTAGTCAAGCGGTGAAGGGGGCGCTATTTACAGCAGCGCTGCTTGAAGATTTTGGATTGACGACATCGCCTCATTATACAGAGAAAAGAACAGATTTAATCCAATCGGTATCCTTTGCTAACGCCGACCAAATGATTGCTTTCTGTCGAACAATCCAAGCCAACTCGCCGATCAATGCGCATTACGCGCCAGAGCCATCGTATATGCCTGGCTACACTGACGACGTCATCATGGCGGCGGGAACGTTCATCCAGGGCTCAAGCATCGAATTGACGGCTGACGGCCCAATCAGACCGCCATACACAGCCTATGTGCAGGGTGGATTGACGTATGAGCATGTGAAAGCGGCAGTGCTGTCTTCAGTCGAGAAGCTGATAGTTGATGGTTTGATTAAACGGTAA
- the lexA gene encoding transcriptional repressor LexA translates to MKKISKRQEDILSFIKAEVKKKGYPPSVREIGEAVGLASSSTVHGHLARLESKGFIRRDPTKPRAIEILDPDGLEAMKPGVLNVPLVGKVTAGLPITAIENIEEYFPLPESFGTTEDKLFMLEIVGNSMIEAGILNGDHVIVKQQQTAQNGEIVVAMTEDDEATVKRFFKEKDYFRLQPENSSMDPIIVDNVSILGKVVGVYRYIH, encoded by the coding sequence ATGAAAAAAATTTCGAAGAGGCAGGAAGACATTTTGTCCTTCATTAAAGCTGAAGTAAAGAAAAAAGGTTATCCGCCATCCGTAAGAGAAATTGGTGAAGCTGTTGGTCTTGCATCTAGTTCGACTGTTCATGGTCATCTTGCACGATTGGAAAGTAAAGGCTTCATTAGGCGGGATCCTACAAAACCAAGAGCTATTGAAATTCTTGATCCGGATGGCTTAGAAGCGATGAAACCAGGTGTTCTCAACGTTCCGCTAGTTGGCAAGGTGACAGCAGGTTTACCGATTACTGCAATTGAAAATATCGAGGAATACTTCCCATTACCAGAATCATTTGGGACAACCGAGGACAAACTCTTTATGCTTGAAATTGTTGGAAACAGTATGATTGAAGCCGGCATTTTAAACGGCGACCATGTTATCGTCAAACAGCAACAAACCGCACAAAATGGTGAAATCGTTGTGGCGATGACTGAGGATGATGAGGCTACAGTGAAGCGTTTCTTTAAAGAGAAGGATTATTTCCGTCTTCAACCTGAGAACTCTTCAATGGATCCTATCATCGTTGACAATGTATCTATTTTAGGTAAAGTTGTTGGTGTCTATCGTTATATCCACTAA
- a CDS encoding LysM peptidoglycan-binding domain-containing protein yields the protein MTFIKNNSYILLLIALCMGFAIIGTTKSLKEHTITEITVMEGDTLWGLALHHAENTSKDQWMKEVMRLNDLPTVTIRTGEELILPTFEIVEDFKVITQLAGDDR from the coding sequence ATGACTTTTATTAAAAATAACAGCTATATTTTACTACTTATTGCCTTATGTATGGGTTTTGCAATTATAGGTACTACGAAATCTTTGAAAGAGCACACGATTACAGAAATTACAGTGATGGAGGGCGATACACTTTGGGGGCTTGCGCTTCATCATGCAGAAAATACGTCTAAGGATCAATGGATGAAAGAAGTGATGCGGTTAAATGATCTTCCAACTGTTACAATCAGAACAGGAGAAGAGTTGATTTTACCAACCTTTGAAATCGTTGAGGACTTTAAAGTAATAACGCAGCTTGCAGGTGATGATCGGTGA
- a CDS encoding recombinase family protein, whose protein sequence is MNEGKTCALYCRVSTEKDAQEMSLVRQEEELVELAEELGLDVQGVFKDKHSGFDIDREGLLGLLDFIRDEEVDAVLIQDETRLGRGNARMAVLHLLAKTNTAIYSRNDSGPIALNEMDTMLLEILAIVEEYQRKLHNAKIRRGMKRAVREGYRPERNLRNRGNAEGRERLEVPVQEIVTLRAKGLTYEEITDVLKGLGHDISKATVHRRFKEYEWEQKG, encoded by the coding sequence GTGAATGAAGGGAAGACATGTGCGCTCTATTGTCGGGTCAGTACAGAAAAGGATGCACAGGAAATGTCACTTGTACGACAGGAAGAAGAACTCGTCGAGTTGGCAGAGGAACTCGGTCTGGATGTGCAAGGCGTATTCAAGGACAAACATAGTGGTTTTGATATTGATCGTGAAGGGCTACTGGGTTTACTAGATTTTATTCGTGATGAAGAAGTCGATGCAGTTTTAATCCAAGATGAAACAAGACTAGGGCGCGGTAATGCACGGATGGCTGTGTTGCATTTGCTAGCGAAAACGAATACAGCTATTTATTCACGGAATGATAGCGGTCCAATTGCACTGAACGAAATGGACACGATGTTGCTTGAAATCTTAGCGATTGTCGAGGAATATCAACGCAAATTACATAATGCTAAAATTAGGCGGGGGATGAAACGCGCAGTGCGAGAAGGTTATCGTCCTGAGCGTAACTTGAGAAATAGAGGCAATGCAGAAGGTCGTGAACGACTGGAAGTGCCTGTCCAGGAAATTGTGACACTTCGGGCAAAAGGACTCACTTATGAAGAAATTACAGATGTGTTAAAAGGACTTGGGCATGACATTAGTAAAGCAACCGTCCATCGTCGTTTTAAAGAATATGAATGGGAGCAGAAAGGCTGA
- a CDS encoding DUF896 domain-containing protein — MLLPEKMNRINELSKKSKTTGLTLEEAKEQTLLRKEYLETFRSSMRGTIEQVKIIDPDGNDVTPDKVKQARNSKYLN; from the coding sequence ATGTTATTACCAGAAAAAATGAACCGCATTAATGAACTTTCAAAAAAATCAAAAACAACCGGCTTAACACTTGAAGAAGCCAAGGAACAAACGCTTCTGCGCAAGGAATACTTGGAAACATTCAGGTCGTCCATGCGTGGTACAATTGAGCAGGTCAAAATAATCGATCCTGATGGCAATGATGTGACACCGGATAAGGTGAAACAAGCTCGCAATAGCAAATACTTGAACTGA
- the tkt gene encoding transketolase has translation MTQQIDQLAINTIRTLSIDAIEKANSGHPGLPMGAAPMAYTLWTKHMHHNPSNPQWFNRDRFILSAGHGSALLYSLLHLGGYGLPMEELKNFRQWGSLTPGHPEYRHTVGVEATTGPLGQGIGMAVGVAMAEKHLAATYNKPNFDVVDHFTYALCGDGDLMEGVAAEAISLAGHLQLDKLIVLYDSNDISLDGDLGMSFSENTRKRFESYGWNYIRVADGNDVAEVSQAIEAAKGNTGGPTIIEVKTVIGFGSPNRAGKSDAHGMPLGADEAKLTKENYKWTFEEDFHVPEGVYETFQQAAETLGAQKEQQWTELFTQYETEHAELAQQLKDAIDRKLPADFENSLPAYEAGTSHASRSASGDAINAIAKMLPSFFGGSADLAGSNKTTINGAGDFLPTDYSGRNIWFGVREFAMGTALNGMALHGGLHVFGGTFFVFSDYVRPAIRLSALMGVPVTYVFTHDSVAVGEDGPTHEPVEQLASLRAMPGLSVIRPADANETAAAWNIAVSSESTPTALVLSRQNLPTLAKSAELAMEGVKKGAYTVSPATKEQADAILIATGSEVGLAVAAQAKLAADGIDVAVVSMPSWDLFEKQDEAYKQSVLPKSVKKRLGIEMAVSLGWHKYVGDEGAIIAIDTFGASAPGETVIREFGFTEENVIAKVKALFNN, from the coding sequence ATGACTCAACAGATTGATCAGTTAGCAATTAATACAATCCGTACACTATCCATCGATGCAATTGAAAAAGCAAATTCAGGGCATCCGGGATTACCGATGGGCGCAGCACCAATGGCTTACACGCTTTGGACAAAACACATGCACCACAACCCTTCAAATCCACAATGGTTCAACCGCGATCGCTTTATCCTCTCAGCGGGGCATGGTTCGGCGCTTTTATATAGCCTACTTCATTTGGGTGGTTATGGTCTTCCGATGGAAGAGCTTAAAAACTTTAGACAATGGGGCTCTTTAACTCCAGGTCATCCAGAATACCGCCACACAGTTGGCGTTGAAGCAACAACTGGTCCACTAGGTCAAGGAATTGGAATGGCAGTTGGTGTGGCGATGGCAGAAAAACATCTTGCTGCTACATACAATAAACCTAATTTCGACGTTGTTGACCATTTTACGTATGCGCTTTGTGGTGATGGTGATCTAATGGAAGGTGTTGCGGCAGAGGCTATTTCTCTTGCAGGACACTTACAATTGGACAAATTAATTGTACTTTATGATAGTAATGATATTTCACTTGACGGCGATCTTGGCATGTCATTCTCTGAAAATACACGTAAGCGTTTTGAATCATACGGTTGGAATTATATCCGAGTGGCAGACGGTAACGATGTCGCTGAAGTTTCACAAGCGATTGAAGCTGCAAAAGGTAACACGGGTGGTCCAACAATTATTGAAGTGAAAACGGTTATTGGTTTTGGTTCACCGAACAGAGCTGGAAAATCAGACGCACACGGAATGCCACTTGGTGCGGATGAAGCGAAACTAACAAAAGAAAACTATAAATGGACATTTGAAGAAGATTTCCATGTACCTGAAGGTGTCTACGAGACATTCCAACAAGCAGCTGAAACACTAGGTGCTCAAAAGGAACAACAATGGACAGAGCTATTCACTCAATATGAGACTGAACATGCGGAGCTTGCCCAGCAGTTGAAAGATGCAATTGACCGTAAACTACCAGCTGACTTTGAAAATTCTTTGCCAGCGTATGAAGCGGGTACATCACATGCATCGCGTTCTGCATCTGGTGATGCTATCAACGCGATTGCAAAAATGCTGCCGTCATTCTTTGGAGGAAGTGCAGACCTTGCTGGTTCTAACAAAACAACAATCAATGGCGCAGGCGATTTCCTTCCAACGGACTACTCTGGCCGCAATATTTGGTTCGGTGTACGTGAATTTGCTATGGGTACAGCGCTAAACGGTATGGCTCTTCACGGTGGCTTACATGTATTCGGCGGTACGTTCTTCGTATTCAGTGACTATGTTCGCCCAGCAATCAGACTGTCAGCACTTATGGGTGTTCCTGTCACATACGTATTTACACACGATAGTGTAGCAGTTGGAGAAGATGGTCCAACACACGAGCCAGTTGAGCAGTTAGCTTCACTTCGTGCAATGCCAGGTCTATCAGTAATCCGTCCAGCAGATGCGAACGAAACAGCAGCTGCATGGAATATTGCAGTGTCATCAGAAAGTACACCAACTGCACTCGTTCTATCACGTCAAAACTTGCCGACACTAGCGAAATCTGCTGAATTGGCAATGGAAGGCGTTAAAAAAGGTGCCTACACAGTTTCACCTGCTACAAAAGAACAAGCAGATGCAATTTTGATTGCAACGGGTTCTGAAGTAGGATTAGCTGTTGCTGCACAAGCGAAATTGGCAGCCGACGGTATCGATGTAGCTGTTGTCTCTATGCCTTCTTGGGATCTTTTCGAGAAGCAAGATGAAGCATACAAGCAAAGCGTCTTGCCGAAGTCTGTTAAAAAACGTCTTGGTATCGAAATGGCTGTATCACTAGGCTGGCATAAATATGTTGGTGACGAAGGTGCAATTATTGCTATCGATACATTTGGTGCAAGTGCGCCTGGTG